The nucleotide sequence GCAGGaataaaactgtaaatgtttacagttgtaaatacagtaaaacacaccttattaataaaaacattgttcTGACATTCAAAAGAAGTGTTTTGTTcgcatgaaataaataaaagcaaaatgggTACTTAATGTGAGTTAAAACATTTAATCTGAACTGATGTCCTTGACATTTATGGTTGAGTAATAATTCACAGCTATGTCTCCTCCCAGGACTTAAAATATTTCCTTCACATTTATGTGTAATTGTGTGAATAAACAATTTAACACTAAATACATTTCCACTGTGAGGTTCAAGCAATTCCTATTCATTCAAAATCTATGAGATTTTTCCAAGTCATCCATTCTCATGCTTTAAATGTTTGAAGCAGAAAAGTCagtctaaatgtatttttaggctGTCATATTACCCACACTTGGTCTAAAATACAGGGAACGGTGCAGCTTCATATTAAGATATTACTGTAACATACAAATGATAAACTATTGCTaccaaaaaagtaaacaaagttAACATGCATTAAATGTGAACTTTCTTCACAGAACAAAACTAAAGTGCaagcaaaaatgtcaacatactTGAGAAGAATAAAACACGACTGGTAGTAATTCTAAAAACACTGCaattaaaattcaaaatgtcatttgaatATGCTTAATATGATGGGGGTTTGAGACTTGTGGCCTGTCATGTGGTGGAAAAATCACCTCAAGGCCTAACACATTCGCGTTCACAGTAATTTGAGTTTTAATGTTAACCTTGATAAATGAAGAACTCTTTTAGGAGGacaatatttctttaaaaaaatatttcattttgcttTGCGTTGCTTTTGATTATGACAAGATTGTCTATACATTCTTCTACCAAACAAACTATATTCAAGGCTATCGGTTTCCCTACAAAATCTGCATTTAGGGGAGATCAATAAACTGagaaatgaattggattttaGCTTGGAGTTAACatacatcattaaaaaatgaaacaatataGCTGTCTCATTTCTCATCAACTATATAATCTGCAGATATCACACAGATCTTAGTAATggcagttatttaaaaaaaacaaaaacgaaaaaaaacacccatatACGTATATCAAAGATTCCCAAAATGTCCGGCATTTGGAATACTCAAAATACATAACAGAGCTCTCTCATAAGCTTAGAAAAGTGGAATATTGCTTTACTGAAAGCATAAAAAACACATGCTAGCATGTTTTCAATAGTGTTAGAATCttgagaaacaaaacaaaacatttgccCAAAGGTAATGATTATGGAGAAGCAATACCTCACAGCCCTGCTCAACAGTAGTGCTAATATCCCTTTGATATtttcaaacacaaaacaagacTCAATAGAAAATGAGCTTCATGGTTGAGGAGTGATTGGAATTCATATAATTGCATCATGCTTTCTGTACTCTCTGGCTGgttccaaatatatatatattttttactagaACAGGGCTTCATTTCAGTGTACTACTTGTACGCATACAAAAATAAGACCGTTTAGCATGTTTTTTCTCCTATAAGTGCCTGAAACTGCTCGTGAATTGAATAGGAGAGATTAAAATGTATGTCAATGTAAGGCAAAAGGGGAATTTAGAATGACATGCCCTTTAGAAAATTCACCTAAACCACCaaaacaaaatgtgctttcaattACTGAACCTGAACTTCCCACCCTTCCCCTTTTTAAAGCCATTACACCACTGACTGAAAGGGACAGTACAGACATAACAGGTGCAAAATCTCCAAACACTTTTTTGGTCCACATTGTGTCATTTCAACAATAAAAAAGACACTTGGATGAATGACTGACTGATTGGGCAGAACAGTACTTATGTCGCATAAAGAAAAGACATGCTCTGAACCCAGAGTCAAAATTATGACATCATACAAGTATATTTGTCATTTGTGTTATTGAACCCTGAGCCAAAAATattgtataaatatatgtatttaataaGCTCATAGCAAAGACAATCAACTCAAGTGACCCGAGTGCACCTCAAATTTGACTTGATGCAGAAAACTTGCTTCAAGTTGTACAATTGTCACCAGTAAACTCGGGTTGACCTTTCTTATGTAAATACAGCTTAATACACCACAAAATGTACACTCCCTAGCCATTGAAAACAGGAAGAAGCTTCCCCCCCTCCCAAAAGTGTTGCTTTCATTGTCAAGGCTTGATTCCCACTTGCTATAAGACAGCTTTTCCCCATAAATGCAGCTATGCGAGGTGAGGAAAAGACAAAAATTACCCCAACCATTAATAAGTGCCCTTCAAGTATTTATGCATTATATCTGAAACAACCATAATTTAACTATTGACGAcccttaaatgaaaaataaagataacAAGTAAAACTGCTATTATGAAGAACcctactttgaaaaaaataacgcCTGGATACAATACTAGCAAAAAGGTAAACGTCTCATTTATTGTTACTGAAATATAGACcctttcagttaaaaaaaatgcaaccgtcTACCTAGCATGCACCACATAACAACCTCTCGCCAGGAGAGATTTGCTGTTCAACAAACATACCTTGACCCTTTTAATTGTGTTTCTTGAGGAGTCCATGTATTGTGCTGTCATGATCATTGGGACTGAAGTCAGGGCAGATGCCATTAGTTATTTTGGTGTTGGCAGTGCCATGCACATTGTTACAATAtagtttttgctttgtttgttgATGGTGGCGGGTACCACCGAAGAGGCCAGAATTTTCAGGGTACAGGTACTCCTCTGCAAAATCAATGTGTTCCTCTACAAAGATCCTGAAAGTCTCTGGAGACGGCACCAGAGGGGGACAAGAGAACAACAGCAGAAAACTTAATAATATAATGAATTGTTTGATgctgaaaagacaaaaataaacactCATTATACATGTGTTTGTACAGGTTTAACAATGTCCGAATCCTCATTTAAATAAGGGATGCTTTTACTTCAAGACAGAAGTTAAACTGTGTTTCATAAAATTTGTACGATGGTCATGTTCCTTACCAAATGTAATCTTTCCTGCATCTTCGCAATCAACGGCAGCAAACAAGCTGGATACACTGAGGTCAGTCACTCCTAAAGTGGTCTTCAGTATAATTGCCAACTCTCTTTCTGTGATTGCGCCATCCTCCTCGGCCTCAAACATCTTAAAAGTTACATTGCAATACATTAACtaattgcctgctattgacaattgAGATTTTTACAAGACCTAGGGACATTAAGGCATTCATCAGTTTTTCATAAAATAAGACCTCGAGGATGCTAATGGCATTCTAAAAAAGCAATTTCGATGATGTCCCCATGAACAGACAAATTCATAACACTAATCATTGCTAAACTGGTCTTGGACTTAAAATTACAACTTACCTTGAAGGCCAATTTCAGTGTTTCCAGAGTTTTAGAAGGCCTGCATACAACAGATAAGGCTATCACGTATTCTCTGATATCTATGCAGTTCTCTTCATTCTGGAAGAGGAAGAGCAgcccaaattaaaaacaaaacaaaactgcgCATTAGGTCTGTTCACACAAAAGCCTTGAGATTACTAATAAAACACTTAGCAATACTGACAGCCTAATGAATTTGTTAACACTTAAGCACAAGACCACACATGCTGACCTCGTCAAAAAGAGAGAACACATCTCTTAGCATCTCTGAAATGGGCACATCCAAGAACTGAGCAAAGTCCTCCAAACACAGCTTCTGTTCTTCTATCTTCCTGGACCTGTTCCCATAATCCTGCAGAACCTTTTCAGTGTACTTGGGTTTTAACCTACAACAGAAATGATGATAAATAGCCTAACCAATACTATTTGTAAACAACGATTACAGAATTTGACGAGTCATAAATTGTGTTGTAGAAAATGCAACAACAACTATACAACTATTATACAAGTAAACATGCAGTTTTCTATAAAATGAGATTGGAATGATATACCCTAGTCTCCTAACAAGTTTAGAAAACTCCAACAGGCAAGTGTCCACTGGCAATCTTAACTGGCCTTCTGCCATCGCGAGCTGGCAATCCTCAAATGAATAATCTGTGATGGGGACCCCTAAGGCTCTGTAAAAGTAAAGACAATGTGTGTAGAGGTGCACATTGCTATGTTAAAGAAATTAAGCAAAAACAATGTGTCATATAGAAAGTAAAGGATGCCTGAAATAAGCATTACATACTGTACCAGTGGGTATTTTCTATATTATGTTTTTTGATTCTTCAACAtactaaataataatgaaaaacaactaCATAACTTACTTGGCCATGACATGCCTCACATTGACCGCAAAAAGAGCAGGATTTTGTTTCTCTTCCTCAGAGGGGGTGTAGATGGGAAGAAACTgccaaaaagaaagagaaaggaaaaataCCTTAATAAATGATCAGGGATATCTACCATCAAATATGATCAATTTGTCACTTATAAATGTATGGGATTGTGAACTATCCAGCGAGTTGTGAACATACACTTACCTCTATTTCAAAAACATTGTGTAGTTGACATAGAGTCAGCCATAAAATTTTAAACctggatgaaaacaaaaaaagtattgaaTGTAAAACTTAAAATTTGAAATGCATGTATAGGGGAAATAAGCATGCTGCTATAGAAGGTATGTACTTCATCGCCAACCAAGATTCGAAGAGTAACAGATATAACTTTACAAGTTTATATTGTTTCATTCTTTGAGCGTATTTTCTTTGCATTCTTTGTAATAAGCATTGATGTAAAATGAATTATACCTGTTGAAAGGAAAATACTTACGCTCCGGGTCCTTGCCATGTCCAAGTGATTGAGTCCTTcatagataaaatatagaggTAAATggtaaaacacaatttttgagACTTTTACTGTCTGACATTAAGTTatttattcagtcattcatccattttctgtatGGCTTATCCTCCTCATAAGGGGCATTTAGTTAGATTTTCTGAATTATCTGACATCACAACACTATTGTTGTGTGTTTTTACAATAAGTTTGCATTTATGTAAAGAATTACAAGGAcactttcaacatttttaaactGGTACTCTACATTACAATTAAATTACGTTGAagtcaattaaaaaatgcaatacacTTGATCTGATTGACTGtgcattgcccaaaaatggccACTAGATGTCTCGATAGTAACACTTTAATCATGCTACACAGACCTTGAAAGACTGACATAAAAGTGTATTCATTCTCATTCCTCATTCAAGCTTCATCAGACAAGCAGGACAAGGCCAAAAATGTCATGCTCCATGGAGAAAATAATATTGTTTCGATTACCCCAAAGCTTACAAATTAGCTTTATGTTGCGAATAGACAGCAAATATCCTTCGTTTAAAAGTCTACCAAAGTATCCCTATAATAATACGGTAAAACAAGAGGTTTGGGGATGTGAATGTAATGTATAGTCAAGTTATCAAAGATCATACCAATTTATTTGGGTATCGCATCACAACGGGCTGCACTGGTACTGCTGGTATGAAGGCTCCTACAAGACCAAATTGATAGGAAtaagaaaaagacaaacacaagGTTAAGAAACCAAGAAAATGCTGTTTTGAAAGTAACTTGATGTGACCATCTATTcataatgtttttaattcaaacaaaaagcacacacatgccgaagtttgtggtcaaaactaccatatttttcacattACTAGACAGTTTTCCTTTTGAACcctacagcaaaaaaaaaccttggtgTCATTCATGACATAAGAATCATTTAAAACCACAAGGATGTTATCTTATAAGGAATATCAGTGTGCCAAGTCAAGTCTGTCAGTTGCTATCACTGACTAAGCTAAACTAAGTGTTCATCAAACACTGGGGATTTCATCTACTAAGAGGGATCTGTCTGAAGGTTCGTGCTTCTATAGAAGAACTATTAAGGCTAAATACGAGTGGTGAAATAGATTAAAATTAGGAGTCCAGAGTTTGCCACAACAACTAACTGAGATTGCGTTCATAGCAGTTTTAATCAAACATGAATGGGGGTTTTGCTTTAGGACGTTCCAACAGATGCCTTGCGTcaatataaatatgaatataaatacaGTTTTTAGAGTGGCAATGTGACAGTGTGGCTGCCCCCGAAAGATAGGTGCATATGAATGACAAGGTAAACGCATAATGAGAACACAGTTCAGAATGTTGATTTGGCTGAATTTTTGTTCAATCAAAATTTCTTCGGACCGTCTTTCTTTGATAATTTTCCACATTAGAATGTGGACCCCTGCAGCTTATGAGTtaaggccatttttttatttatttttttatttaaattggtGTGATGAGGCTTATAGTCAGGTTCAATTTAAGATTTGTGCAATTTAAGATCGTTAAAAAGATACGAGGATGGCGAAGAAAATAGTGACTAATTTACCTGGCTTAAAGGTTATTAGGCAGGATCTATTTGTGCAGGTTCCCTCTGGAAAAATCATTATCTGCATGAAAAATATAaagacacagtaaaaaaaagaatgcggGGAAAAGATGAAGCTTCCATGAAAGAATTATGTTGTAAAATCCATAAAGTAAATGCACGGTGCACAgtttatgaaatgttttttgaaaggtaaacttttaattttcttcttttaggaACGACCCACAACTCATCACATTTCAACAGGGATTAAATATTAACTCTACAAGGCAGGGTTCTAGAATACATCAGTTTACCTGTGGCCATTCCCCTCCAGAGTGGGCTCTGCGTTTGATCTCTTCCACTGTCTTTTTTCTTGAGTTTTGGTCCGATCGTGATACAAACACTGGCCTGATGTACTTAATCAaagctggaggaaaaaaaacaagaggctGTAAATGAATTTGACTTCACTCTAGCTTTTTCGGCATGAACAGCAACATAGCCCCCCTTTTCTAACCTGAGCAAACAGTGATGCATTCAGAAATATAAGGTATAGCAGTGTTGAACACAGCAGATCAAGTCCTACACACTACGGAGACAACTGCACAATGttaaattattaatattaaataattgtaTTGCACTTTTGGAAAATGGGTCAGTGTAACTCATTTTTGCTGTGCCAGGTCACATCTTTGTCAGTTATGTCTGTGTCAGCGGATTTGGACAAATCACATTTACACTTTGCCCATGCCGGCCGGGTAAATACTGGCACATTACTAGGCATGCTACGATGTCTGAAAGAGGCATATGATAGGTACTCACTTCCCCACACAGGTATATCCTTGCTCTCAGCTTTCATGACAATCGAGGCCATTGTCATGGTAACTGGGATGGCATCAAAATAAGACGAGTGGGGTGCCAGCGTGAGAATAGGTGCTTCGGCAGGCAATGCCCTCTGCCCTTTTACAGTCATCCAATGGAAGCCACCCGCAAACCACATGACCCGCATAATTATCTTCAAGATGATGTCGACCAATCTGAAAGAAATAGAATACAATTTGAAGACTTTTAAGACAGTTAATTGGCAATTTGGACAATCTTACAAAATCATCTACAAAAAAGTGAACATCATCCATGACAAACTCATGGATAGCTCGCTATGTTCATTTGATGACATTTAACAGTACACGCAAGGATATGGAAAGTAAACATTCACAAAGAGACAATTTCACCATCAAAATCACAAGAATCAGGGGCTGAAGAGGTAATTTTATATAATTTCtctgaatgagaaaaaaaaccagtACCAGTTGCAGAACCACTCATTTTGCACTTAATTTTTAAGATCAAACCATGTGTTCCAATTCTTTGTGTGAGCAGTacttcaaacattcacacatcaGAGCACCCACCTCCTCCAGAGGCACTGGGGTTCAACAGTGGTCTCCAAGCGTCCTGCTGAGGCCAGAAATGCAAACGGCCAAGCCAGCAGCATCATAAATGCAGCTATGAATAGACGTATGGGGAATAGTGTAACTGTCATAACTGCAATCTGTAAACAAAGAGAGAAAAGATCTGGATAACCAGCAAATTTAACTCATTCAAGGCTATACATGGCACAATTTGATTACGGAAACTACTCTCCACAGTGGAAATCAAAGGGaaaaataacattattattcaaaatattctttcattcattttctgaaccgcttattctcaaaagggtcgcaggggtgctggagcctagcacACAACTGtagtaaatataaataaatgctattatcttatgctttttgttaaTTCTGTTGCCAGGTGTAGGATTGTAAGAAAGCAAAATATTGCAAATACCCTCTAAGAATGATGCAGACTGTCAACGTCCCACAATTTACGACACGTGTTGAATGGCAATCATGAATCAACAGAGCATCATTAACGGtgctaaacaacaacaaacgatTATCTATTGAAAATATCAATTGATCGTCTTACGCTTTAAACTCATGATGTACTGTACACTAAATTTACAGTTctaaactaaaaataataaatataattttagagCAACAAGCTAGGCCTATCTTGCAGGTGGGGACATGCTCCTTTAATTTATATTACCGGCTTCAGCCCTATCACCAAAATCGgctaattttgacttttaacaAATTATGCAGAACAAATCCTAAAGACGTCTCATTGTAGGGCATGATATTTCTTTTTACAAAAGTGGATACAAGAGGCATTTGAGCGAATGCAACATGTAAGTAGCTAATGTTAGCCAACTCAAAACGCTGACTGATCTAAATgcataaatagaaaataaaatacaataataaagatGACAGCCTTGCTGCACCACTGATGCAAaagcatgcatgtatatttaccTTTGCCTTTTCCATAGGGGTGAATTTCAAAACGTGTACAAAAGGATTTCTGAACGGAGGTGCTTGGTCGAGCTTCTGTCCATCACCCCCCAGTGCACATTTTCTTTGAGTCCGTAACTTCATCCTGACCACAAATTGTTTGTCGAGTCTACtacaaaaatcaaaacacaaacGTGATAATGCTCCAGCAAGCGCGACGCAGTTTTCACCTTATCTGTACCGTACTCGGCGGCTAATTACGGTGACAGTGCGTGGTTATTAACGCTATCTCTCCTTATCGGACACCATGGAGGGATAATGGGTAGCTCAAGGATTAGGCGGGGTTATTTGAAGTCGCCTTTATCTTTACGCCAAGACGCGTTCTTTCACGGCGTGTTGCGCAGAGCAATCCGTTAGCTCGGGAAGCTAACGGAACCACGATTCCGCTCTCCtgacaatgcgcatgcgcgtaAAATCATAGTCCCAGTCCATCCATAATATTCGAACATCATTTtagaacattattttttattcttggtCGCATATTC is from Stigmatopora argus isolate UIUO_Sarg chromosome 4, RoL_Sarg_1.0, whole genome shotgun sequence and encodes:
- the LOC144072824 gene encoding lysophosphatidylcholine acyltransferase 1, which produces MKLRTQRKCALGGDGQKLDQAPPFRNPFVHVLKFTPMEKAKIAVMTVTLFPIRLFIAAFMMLLAWPFAFLASAGRLETTVEPQCLWRRLVDIILKIIMRVMWFAGGFHWMTVKGQRALPAEAPILTLAPHSSYFDAIPVTMTMASIVMKAESKDIPVWGTLIKYIRPVFVSRSDQNSRKKTVEEIKRRAHSGGEWPQIMIFPEGTCTNRSCLITFKPGAFIPAVPVQPVVMRYPNKLDSITWTWQGPGAFKILWLTLCQLHNVFEIEFLPIYTPSEEEKQNPALFAVNVRHVMAKALGVPITDYSFEDCQLAMAEGQLRLPVDTCLLEFSKLVRRLGLKPKYTEKVLQDYGNRSRKIEEQKLCLEDFAQFLDVPISEMLRDVFSLFDENEENCIDIREYVIALSVVCRPSKTLETLKLAFKMFEAEEDGAITERELAIILKTTLGVTDLSVSSLFAAVDCEDAGKITFETFRIFVEEHIDFAEEYLYPENSGLFGGTRHHQQTKQKLYCNNVHGTANTKITNGICPDFSPNDHDSTIHGLLKKHN